One genomic window of Gossypium hirsutum isolate 1008001.06 chromosome D11, Gossypium_hirsutum_v2.1, whole genome shotgun sequence includes the following:
- the LOC107912868 gene encoding PH, RCC1 and FYVE domains-containing protein 1 isoform X4, with translation MGEGDSLVSLLPFDRHVEQAVLAMKKGAHLLKCGRRGKPKLCPFRLSADEKHLIWYSGQEERQLRLSSVIKIVSGQKTVNFRRQYQPHREQQSLSLIYYANGERSLDLICKDKAQADAWFVGLRAAISRSHSCRSVTALRNCSRGAQSCLSSPAGFIRRKHNLGLVEDRNQFSQVRSLCGSPSLSLSERCFSDGLSYSSDSFYSWESNWSHMQNVTDTLLPTSPYVQPDSARKWEVDYAAPEFRENTSHRFATPTHYSTQIQKNEVLKDVMIWGEEVVGGNICGVQLDGFGIQSGSNADALLPKLLESATMLDVQCISLGARHAALVTKQGEVFCWGDANGGRLGNKINIDISHPKLVESLNGIAVQGVACGEYQTCSLTQSGELYAWGGEVCTSQWLPHKISGPLDGINVLAVSCGEWHTAVVSTTGKLFTYGDGTFGVLGHGNTQSLLQPKEVESLKSLWVKSVACGPWHTAAIAEIMTDRNKLNANGGKLFTWGDGDKGRLGHADRDRKLLPTCVVQLMDHDFVQVCCGGMLTVALTSKGTVYTMGSAVYGQLGNPQAKDKSITVVEGKLKQESVKEISSGSYHVAALTSGGRVYTWGRGSNGQLGLGDTEDRHTPSLVESLRDRQVESIACGSNLTAAICLHKSITVSDQSACRGCKMAFGFARKKHNCYNCGLLFCHACSSKKVVNTSLAPNKSKPCRVCNTCFNHLQKITNSSKVLKPENQVVGQVSTPQSHRGLIDEKDGSKSRLLSLKHSSSYDENQDIERKTSKTKYPELACNIPGATIPRWGQVSCPVAFEAAQAQSKKLAASSPLARNQSPLIDPEGSKKTSLRSKYNILDSVVVENDLPESNEMLNEEVQRLKAEARNLEMQCQIGSQKIEECRQKIEHTWSLAKEEAEKCKAAKDFIKSLALRLHSITEKFPAAREEKSVGIDVQYHSPRTRKEPVSTERHNNVEGEPHLPCLRLESESEVKSATGEGQGDSLCETPIVFSNKSRSMRMQARDRDRDRDRVMQEKQGTVTQMEVEQTAGRSNKDSKLNEWVEQYEAGVYVTFTTLASGHKGLKRVRFSRKRFTDKGAEQWWEENQLKVYQKYGIEEYSHSNQKQ, from the exons ATGGGTGAAGGGGATTCCTTAGTATCACTACTTCCTTTTGACAGACACGTTGAACAG GCAGTTTTGGCAATGAAGAAGGGAGCACATCTTTTGAAGTGTGGAAGAAGAGGGAAGCCTAAACTTTGTCCCTTCAGGCTTTCCGCG GATGAGAAACATTTGATCTGGTATTCAGGACAAGAGGAAAGGCAATTGAGATTGAGCTCTGTTATCAAGATTGTGTCTGGGCAGAAGACT GTTAATTTCCGAAGGCAATACCAACCCCACAGGGAGCAACAATCACTTTCCCTTATTTATTATGCTAATGGTGAACGTTCTCTGGATTTG ATATGCAAGGACAAAGCACAGGCTGATGCTTGGTTCGTTGGTCTGAGAGCGGCGATATCGAGATCTCACAGTTGCAGATCGGTCACAGCTTTGAGGAACTGCAGTAGAGGGGCGCAAAGTTGCCTAAGCAGTCCTGCTGGTTTTATTCGAAGAAAGCACAATCTAGGACTTGTGGAGGACCGGAATCAATTTTCTCAg GTGCGAAGCTTATGCGGAAGTCCTTCACTGTCACTTTCCGAGAGGTGTTTTTCTGATGGCTTGTCATACTCTTCCGATAGCTTTTATTCTTGGGAATCAAATTGGTCACATATGCAAAACGTTACGGATACCTTATTGCCGACTTCACCATATGTTCAACCAGACAGTGCCAGGAAGTGGGAAGTCGATTATGCGGCTCCTGAATTTCGAGAGAATACCTCTCACAGGTTTGCAACACCTACTCATTACTCTACACAAATACAAAAGAATGAAGTTCTGAAGGATGTAATGATATGGGGTGAAGAGGTAGTTGGAGGAAACATTTGTGGTGTTCAGTTGGATGGTTTTGGTATTCAAAGCGGGTCGAATGCGGATGCTTTGTTGCCTAAATTGTTAGAATCTGCAACAATGCTGGATGTGCAGTGCATATCTCTAGGAGCAAGGCATGCTGCTTTAGTTACGAAACAAGGGGAAGTCTTTTGCTGGGGTGATGCAAATGGTGGAAGGCTCGGGAACAAGATTAACATTGATATCAGCCATCCAAAGCTTGTTGAATCCCTCAACGGGATTGCCGTGCAAGGTGTTGCTTGTGGTGAGTATCAAACATGTTCCTTGACACAATCCGGCGAACTGTATGCTTGGGGTGGCGAAGTGTGTACAAGCCAATGGTTGCCACACAAGATTTCCGGTCCATTGGATGGTATAAATGTGCTTGCTGTTTCCTGTGGAGAGTGGCATACAGCAGTTGTCTCTACTACAGGGAAATTATTTACATACGGAGATGGAACGTTTGGAGTTCTTGGGCATGGGAACACACAAAGTTTGTTGCAGCCAAAAGAAGTCGAGTCTCTTAAGAGTTTGTGGGTAAAATCCGTTGCTTGCGGACCATGGCACACAGCTGCCATTGCTGAAATCATGACAGATCGAAACAAGCTTAATGCTAATGGTGGAAAATTATTCACATGGGGAGATGGCGATAAAGGCAGGCTCGGGCATGCCGATAGGGACCGAAAGCTTTTACCAACGTGTGTTGTGCAGCTTATGGATCATGATTTTGTACAAGTTTGCTGTGGCGGAATGCTGACTGTTGCACTCACTAGTAAAGGCACAGTTTACACAATGGGAAGTGCGGTATATGGACAGCTAGGGAACCCACAAGCCAAGGATAAATCCATTACTGTTGTAGAAGGGAAGCTTAAACAAGAATCCGTGAAGGAGATCTCTTCAGGTTCATATCATGTTGCTGCCTTGACATCAGGAGGAAGAGTATACACATGGGGGAGAGGTAGTAACGGACAGTTAGGACTAGGCGATACAGAAGATCGACATACACCGAGTTTAGTAGAGTCGTTGAGAGACCGGCAGGTTGAAAGCATAGCTTGTGGCTCAAACTTAACAGCAGCGATCTGTTTACATAAATCGATCACTGTTAGTGATCAGTCGGCTTGTAGAGGATGCAAAATGGCGTTCGGGTTTGCAAGGAAGAAGCATAACTGTTACAATTGTGGTCTCCTGTTTTGTCATGCATGTAGTAGCAAGAAGGTTGTGAACACATCGTTAGCACCAAATAAAAGCAAGCCTTGTCGCGTTTGTAATACATGCTTCAATCATCTACAAAAGATCACAAACTCAAGCAAGGTTTTAAAGCCGGAAAATCAAGTGGTAGGTCAAGTATCGACGCCTCAGTCTCACAGAGGTTTGATTGATGAGAAAGATGGTTCAAAGAGCCGATTGCTTTCGCTTAAGCATTCATCAAGTTATGATGAAAACCAAGATATTGAAAGGAAGACCTCAAAGACCAAATATCCAGAACTTGCTTGTAATATTCCAGGAGCAACAATACCACGATGGGGCCAAGTATCTTGCCCTGTTGCTTTTGAAGCAGCTCAGGCTCAGAGTAAAAAATTAGCAGCTAGCTCTCCTCTGGCCCGGAATCAGTCCCCTTTAATTGACCCAGAAGGCTCGAAAAAGACATCTTTGCGATCAAAATATAATATTCTCGATTCCGTAGTTGTGGAGAACGATTTACCTGAATCAAATGAGATGCTTAATGAAGAAGTTCAGAGGCTGAAAGCTGAG GCTAGAAACCTTGAAATGCAATGCCAAATTGGAAGCCAAAAGATTGAAGAATGCCGACAGAAAATCGAGCACACATGGTCTTTGGCAAAGGAAGAAGCTGAAAAATGTAAAGCAGCCAAGGATTTCATAAAATCTTTGGCATTAAGG CTTCACTCAATAACAGAGAAATTTCCTGCAGCAAGGGAAGAGAAATCAGTAGGAATTGATGTTCAATATCATTCTCCTAGAACTAGAAAGGAGCCTGTAAGCACTGAGAGGCATAATAATGTTGAGGGTGAGCCACATTTACCTTGTTTGCGGTTGGAGTCTGAGAGCGAAGTTAAATCAGCAACTGGGGAGGGACAAGGAGACAGTCTCTGCGAAACTCCTATCGTGTTCTCTAATAAATCGAGATCGATGCGAATGCAAGCGAGAGACAGAGACAGAGACAGAGACAGGGTGATGCAAGAAAAGCAAGGGACGGTGACACAAATGGAGGTGGAGCAAACTGCAGGGAGAAGTAATAAAGATTCCAAATTAAATGAATGGGTAGAACAATATGAAGCTGGGGTGTATGTTACCTTTACTACTTTGGCAAGTGGCCACAAGGGGCTAAAGCGAGTAAGGTTCAG TCGGAAGCGATTCACAGATAAGGGAGCAGAGCAATGGTGGGAGGAGAACCAGCTGAAGGTTTAtcaaaaatatggaattgaagaatacTCGCATTCAAACCAAAAGCAATAG